A window of the Labeo rohita strain BAU-BD-2019 chromosome 1, IGBB_LRoh.1.0, whole genome shotgun sequence genome harbors these coding sequences:
- the si:dkey-121b10.7 gene encoding heparan sulfate glucosamine 3-O-sulfotransferase 6: MGCWTTSCDLGHLKAHSKVSVFFTMILIFTYLFYCLTGYCDSMPSPLYVHQSFRSKLLPKEGKKLAHWNGSIVRELPEQDATDVEDEKRQRGLGYETYNNLSVSNNFGTKEFPQAIIIGVKKGGTRALLEFLRVHPDVRAVGAEPHFFDRFYEKGLQWYRNLMPRTLDGQITMEKTPSYFITREAPSRVFSMSRSTKLIVVVRDPVTRAVSDYTQTLTKNPGLPSFQNLAFKNSTTGLIDTSWSAVRIGIYAKHLENWLRYFPLTQFLFVSGEKLVTDPAGEMGRVQDFLGLKRVVTNKHFYFNQTKGFPCLKKPEGSSRPRCLGKSKGRPHPHIPAEVLHRLRDFYRPFNMKFYQMTGQDFGWD, from the exons ATGGGATGTTGGACAACGAGTTGCGACCTCGGACACCTGAAAGCGCACTCCAAGGTGTCTGTGTTCTTTACCATGATTCTTATATTCACCTATTTATTCTACTGTCTCACTGGATACTGCGATTCCATGCCGAGCCCACTGTACGTCCATCAGAGTTTCAGAAGCAAACTTCTCCCAAAGGAAGGGAAGAAACTCGCGCACTGGAACGGCTCCATCGTTCGCGAACTCCCCGAGCAGGATGCGACAGACGTGGAAGATGAGAAGCGGCAGCGAGGCTTAGGTTATGAGACGTACAACAATCTCTCCGTGTCAAACAACTTTGGGACCAAAGAGTTTCCTCAGGCGATTATCATCGGCGTGAAAAAGGGAGGAACGAGAGCACTTCTGGAGTTCCTGCGCGTTCATCCCGACGTGAGAGCCGTGGGCGCAGAGCCGCACTTCTTTGACAGGTTCTATGAGAAGGGTCTCCAGTGGTACAG GAATTTAATGCCACGCACTTTAGACGGCCAGATCACCATGGAGAAAACACCCAGCTACTTCATCACCCGTGAAGCGCCTTCCCGCGTTTTCTCCATGAGCCGCAGCACCAAACTCATCGTGGTGGTCCGTGACCCCGTGACCCGGGCCGTGTCGGACTACACTCAGACTCTGACCAAAAACCCCGGCCTGCCGTCCTTCCAGAATCTGGCCTTCAAGAACTCCACCACGGGTTTGATCGACACCTCCTGGAGCGCCGTGAGGATCGGCATCTACGCCAAACACCTGGAGAACTGGCTCAGGTATTTCCCGCTCACGCAGTTTCTTTTCGTGAGCGGAGAGAAGCTAGTGACGGACCCAGCGGGAGAAATGGGGCGGGTGCAGGACTTTCTGGGACTTAAACGGGTGGTGACCAATAAGCACTTCTACTTTAACCAGACTAAAGGCTTCCCCTGCCTCAAAAAGCCGGAAGGAAGCAGCAGACCGCGATGCCTGGGGAAATCAAAAGGCCGACCGCATCCACACATACCAGCTGAAGTGCTGCACAGACTCAGGGATTTTTACAGGCCTTTCAACATGAAGTTCTACCAGATGACTGGCCAGGACTTTGGCTGGGACTAA